In Rhea pennata isolate bPtePen1 chromosome 8, bPtePen1.pri, whole genome shotgun sequence, one genomic interval encodes:
- the PTGS2 gene encoding prostaglandin G/H synthase 2 — MILPCALVVALLAVGRAANPCCSNPCQNRGVCMTTGFDRYECDCTRTGFYGENCTTPEFFTWLKLTLKPTPNTVHYILTHFEGVWNIINNIPFLRDAIMRYVLMSRSHLIDSPPTYNSDYNYKSWEAYSNLSYYTRSLPPVGHDCPTPMGVKGKKELPDSKLIVEKFLLRRKFIPDPQGTNVMFTFFAQHFTHQFFKTDHKKGPGFTKALGHGVDLNHIYGETLDRQLKLRLLKDGKLKYQMIDGEMYPPTVKDTQAEMLYPPHVPEHLQFSVGQEVFGLVPGLMMYATIWLREHNRVCDILKQEHPEWDDERLFQTTRLILIGETIKIVIEDYVQHLSGYHFKLKFDPELLFNQRFQYQNRIAAEFNTLYHWHPLLPDTFQIHDQEYTFQQFLYNNSIMLEHGLSHMVKSFSKQSAGRVAGGKNVPAAVEKVAKASIDQSRQMRYQSLNEYRKRFMLKPFKSFEELTGEKEMAAELEELYGDIDAMELYPGLLVEKPRPGAIFGETMVEIGAPFSLKGLMGNAICSPEYWKPSTFGGKVGFEIINTASFQKLICNNVKGCPFSAFHVLNPEPTEATINVSTSNTAMEDINPTLLLKERSAEL, encoded by the exons ATGAtcctgccctgcgccctggtGGTCGCGCTCCTGGCTGTCGGCCGAGCAG CCAATCCTTGTTGTTCAAACCCATGCCAGAACAGAGGAGTATGCATGACAACAGGGTTCGATCGATATGAGTGTGACTGTACAAGGACGGGATTTTATGGGGAAAACTGCACAACAC CGGAATTCTTCACCTGGCTGAAGCTAACGCTGAAACCCACGCCAAACACTGTCCACTACATTCTCACTCACTTTGAAGGGGTCTGGAACATCATCAACAACATTCCCTTCTTACGGGATGCTATTATGAGATATGTGCTTATGT caAGATCACATTTAATTGACAGCCCACCAACTTACAACAGTGACTATAATTACAAAAGCTGGGAAGCATATTCCAATCTCTCCTATTACACAAGAAGCCTGCCACCAGTAGGACATGACTGCCCAACACCAATGGGTGTTAAAg GTAAGAAAGAGCTCCCAGATTCAAAGCTGATTGTGGAGAAATTCTTGCTGAGGAGGAAATTTATTCCTGACCCACAAGGCACGAATGTGATGTTCACATTCTTTGCTCAACACTTCACTCATCAGTTCTTCAAGACAGACCACAAGAAAGGACCTGGCTTCACTAAAGCTCTCGGCCATGGG GTTGACTTGAACCATATTTATGGAGAGACTCTAGACAGACAACTTAAACTAAGACTTCTTAAGGATGGAAAGCTAAAATACCAG ATGATTGATGGGGAAATGTATCCACCCACAGTGAAGGACACTCAGGCCGAAATGTTATACCCTCCTCACGTTCCTGAACACTTGCAGTTTTCTGTTGGGCAGGAGGTGTTTGGTTTGGTTCCAGGTTTAATGATGTACGCTACAATATGGCTCAGAGAACACAATCGAGTCTGTGACATCCTGAAACAGGAGCACCCAGAATGGGATGACGAGCGACTATTCCAAACTACTAGACTCATATTGATAG GAGAGACAATTAAGATTGTTATTGAGGACTATGTACAACACCTGAGTGGCTACCACTTCAAACTGAAGTTTGATCCTGAGCTGTTGTTCAACCAGCGCTTCCAATATCAGAACCGCATTGCAGCTGAATTCAATACTCTGTACCACTGGCACCCACTTCTGCCAGACACTTTCCAGATACATGACCAGGAGTACACTTTCCAGCAGTTCCTCTACAACAACTCTATAATGCTGGAGCATGGGCTTTCCCATATGGTGAAGTCTTTCTCCAAGCAAAGTGCTGGCAGG gttgctgggggaaaaaatgttccTGCTGCAGTAGAGAAGGTAGCAAAAGCTTCGATTGACCAAAGCAGACAAATGAGATACCAGTCCTTGAATGAGTACAGGAAGCGCTTCATGTTGAAACCGTTTAAATCATTTGAAGAACTTACAG GCGAAAAAGAAATGGCAGCAGAACTGGAAGAGCTTTATGGAGACATTGATGCTATGGAGCTGTATCCAGGCCTCCTCGTAGAGAAGCCACGGCCAGGCGCCATCTTTGGCGAAACGATGGTGGAAATCGGAGCGCCGTTCTCCCTGAAGGGACTGATGGGAAACGCTATCTGCTCCCCTGAGTACTGGAAGCCCAGCACTTTTGGAGGAAAAGTAGGCTTTGAAATAATCAATACTGCCTCCTTCCAGAAGCTCATCTGCAACAATGTGAAAGGCTGTCCTTTCAGTGCTTTCCATGTCTTAAACCCTGAACCCACGGAGGCAACCATTAATGTTAGTACTTCAAACACGGCAATGGAAGACATCAACCCCACGTTACTACTGAAAGAGCGATCTGCTGAGTTATAA